One window from the genome of Desulfobaccales bacterium encodes:
- a CDS encoding ABC transporter ATP-binding protein, translating to MILQVKEVSKRFGGLQALTEVTFDLSEGEILGLIGPNGAGKTTLFNVINGVYAPEHGRVIFRGEDITALPSYEVARRGMARAHQVVRPLHELTVRENVMVGACYGREQHSLKEAKRLADGALEKVELIDRADQPSGSLNVAQKKRLELARSLAARPYILLLDEVLAGLNPSEIAAMMETVRSIREDGISILMIEHVMQAIMAISHRIIVLDYGTLIAEGLPEEVANNPQVIEAYLGDPNMTAQLLAE from the coding sequence ATGATCCTGCAGGTCAAAGAAGTCTCCAAACGCTTCGGCGGTCTCCAAGCCCTGACGGAAGTTACGTTTGATCTGTCCGAAGGGGAGATCCTGGGTCTCATCGGTCCCAACGGCGCCGGTAAAACCACCCTGTTCAACGTCATCAACGGGGTCTATGCCCCGGAGCACGGCCGGGTGATTTTTCGGGGTGAGGATATCACCGCTCTGCCCTCTTATGAAGTGGCCCGCCGGGGTATGGCCAGGGCCCACCAGGTGGTACGCCCTCTCCACGAGTTGACGGTCCGGGAAAATGTCATGGTGGGGGCCTGTTACGGCCGGGAGCAACACTCCCTCAAAGAGGCCAAACGCCTGGCGGACGGCGCCCTGGAGAAGGTGGAGCTGATCGATCGAGCCGACCAGCCCTCGGGGAGCCTCAACGTGGCCCAGAAGAAGCGCCTGGAACTGGCCCGGTCTCTGGCGGCCCGTCCCTATATCCTGCTGCTGGATGAGGTGCTGGCGGGGCTCAATCCTTCGGAAATCGCCGCCATGATGGAAACGGTGCGGTCCATTCGAGAGGATGGCATATCAATTCTGATGATTGAGCACGTCATGCAGGCGATCATGGCCATCTCCCACCGGATTATAGTCCTGGATTACGGCACCTTAATTGCTGAGGGACTTCCTGAAGAAGTGGCCAATAACCCCCAGGTGATCGAGGCCTATCTGGGCGATCCGAACATGACGGCGCAACTGCTGGCGGAGTAG
- a CDS encoding branched-chain amino acid ABC transporter permease encodes MKAWQKPGFWLPLVIVLVWGGAVLLLHQDTMRESAFVLLMAVGLASSLNILLGYTGYVSFGHIVFFGLGGYTGFYLLSEHGWPLFAAAIGGGLLSAIIALLVGLAVLRLRGAYFALATIGINEAARAFVSNFEPYGGATGLFVNFSAYEKYGGPGPALWTTFTFLWITTIVVLLVSYLVKNSRFGLGLLAIREDEDAAMVMGVKAPRSKTITYVISAFFPGVIGTLYFFKNGNIEPGDAFQLHMSIEMLVMVMLGGMGTVMGPLAGAVGYQWLRGYLLTSPLFKDLHLALAGVILLLIVLFVPAGAVGWVRGRFPRLKRFLE; translated from the coding sequence ATGAAGGCCTGGCAAAAACCCGGCTTCTGGCTCCCCCTGGTCATTGTGCTGGTATGGGGCGGGGCGGTCCTGCTCCTTCATCAGGATACTATGCGGGAATCGGCCTTTGTCCTGCTGATGGCCGTGGGTCTGGCCTCGAGCCTCAATATCCTGCTGGGCTACACCGGCTACGTCAGCTTCGGCCATATCGTCTTTTTCGGTCTGGGAGGTTACACCGGCTTCTATCTGCTCAGCGAGCACGGCTGGCCCCTATTCGCCGCGGCCATTGGCGGGGGGCTGCTCTCGGCCATCATTGCCCTCCTGGTGGGTCTGGCGGTCCTGCGCCTGCGGGGGGCCTACTTTGCCCTGGCCACTATCGGTATCAATGAAGCTGCCCGGGCCTTTGTGAGCAACTTTGAGCCTTATGGCGGCGCCACCGGTCTATTTGTCAACTTCTCGGCTTATGAGAAATACGGCGGACCCGGCCCGGCCCTCTGGACCACCTTCACTTTTCTGTGGATCACCACCATAGTGGTGTTGCTGGTGAGCTACCTGGTGAAAAACTCCCGTTTCGGCCTGGGTTTGCTGGCGATCCGGGAGGACGAAGATGCGGCCATGGTGATGGGCGTTAAGGCCCCCCGGTCTAAAACCATTACCTATGTGATTTCGGCCTTCTTCCCCGGCGTGATCGGCACCCTGTATTTCTTTAAGAACGGCAATATTGAGCCGGGCGATGCCTTTCAACTCCACATGTCCATCGAGATGCTGGTGATGGTGATGCTGGGAGGCATGGGAACCGTTATGGGTCCCCTGGCGGGGGCCGTGGGTTATCAATGGCTACGAGGCTATCTGCTCACCAGCCCGCTCTTTAAAGACCTGCATCTGGCCCTGGCCGGCGTCATCCTTCTGTTAATCGTCCTGTTTGTCCCCGCCGGCGCCGTCGGCTGGGTGCGGGGCCGCTTCCCGCGCCTCAAGAGGTTCTTGGAATGA
- a CDS encoding branched-chain amino acid ABC transporter permease: protein MFDQLISSLTDGLLLGFVYGVAAMGLTLIWGVMTVINLAHGPVIALGMFGTYLLFTHLGLNPYLAMIPVAGCGLLLGFIIYAIAVHRVINAPHLSSLLATFAVNMIIIGVCTAIFSTSPQNIDYSLGSVELGFLTFPASRLVGALGAVLVTAGLYLFLYFTRPGKAIRAVANNRMASELMGIPSSRVLALSFGLGTMLAAVAGGLIATFFPFTILSGGPYELKSFVICVLGGLGNPLGALVGGLILGGLEGLVPAFMPVSWVPVVEFGLFVLVLLVRPSGLFGAK, encoded by the coding sequence GTGTTCGATCAATTAATTTCTTCCCTGACGGACGGACTCCTCTTAGGGTTCGTATATGGCGTAGCTGCCATGGGGCTGACCCTGATCTGGGGAGTGATGACGGTCATCAATCTGGCCCACGGACCCGTCATCGCCCTGGGGATGTTCGGCACCTATCTGCTGTTCACCCATTTGGGGCTGAATCCCTATCTGGCCATGATTCCCGTGGCCGGGTGCGGGCTCCTCCTGGGTTTCATAATCTACGCCATCGCCGTCCACCGGGTGATCAACGCCCCCCATCTTTCCAGCCTGCTGGCCACTTTTGCGGTCAACATGATCATTATCGGGGTTTGCACTGCGATCTTCAGCACCTCGCCGCAAAACATCGACTATTCTTTAGGTTCTGTGGAGTTAGGCTTCCTCACCTTCCCGGCCAGCCGACTGGTGGGAGCCTTGGGGGCCGTTTTAGTGACGGCCGGGCTCTACCTCTTTCTTTACTTCACCCGGCCGGGGAAGGCCATCCGGGCCGTGGCCAATAATCGCATGGCCTCTGAACTGATGGGCATTCCCTCCTCCCGGGTGTTGGCCCTGAGTTTCGGTTTGGGCACCATGCTGGCCGCGGTGGCCGGCGGCTTGATCGCCACGTTTTTTCCCTTTACCATCTTGAGTGGCGGCCCCTACGAATTGAAGTCCTTCGTGATTTGCGTCCTGGGAGGACTGGGCAACCCCTTGGGAGCATTGGTGGGCGGCCTCATCCTGGGAGGCCTTGAAGGCCTGGTGCCCGCCTTCATGCCGGTTAGTTGGGTGCCGGTGGTGGAATTCGGACTCTTCGTGCTGGTGTTGCTGGTGCGCCCCAGCGGTCTGTTTGGAGCTAAGTAA
- a CDS encoding amino acid ABC transporter substrate-binding protein, whose product MKRLLVCVTLVLALGLVLGTIAQPAFAADKTILIGFTASQTGKFNVEAIRQINGLNLWMEQVNAAGGIKLPDGTAMKVSAKFYDDESKKERVQELYTKLISTDKADFLISPYSSPLTDASAVIAQQYNKIMITTGAASDSTYKKGYTLVYQAYTPASRYLTGAVDVLGKLVPQGKKIAIIHEKDKFSTDVVNALRIYAEKKGYQVVLFEGYDAGTTDFAPFINKIPAGVNAVMGGGHFADTTTLARQLYEKKINTQMIALLVAPPEPKFAELGEACISVIGSSQWEPAVKYSPEAAKKKAVDWFGPSVDEFTAAYKAKYNESPSYHSAGGYVAGLILQQAIQKAGSTDTAKVKAALDAMNAMTFYGDIKFATGPKDHGLQEGHEMVYIQWQKDKQGKPEKQIVWPEAAATASPSVCPTR is encoded by the coding sequence ATGAAGCGCCTGCTGGTATGTGTCACTCTAGTTTTAGCATTAGGTTTAGTGTTGGGAACCATCGCACAGCCCGCCTTTGCCGCAGATAAGACTATCCTCATCGGGTTCACTGCGTCTCAGACCGGGAAATTTAATGTAGAAGCGATTCGTCAGATCAACGGCCTCAACCTGTGGATGGAGCAGGTGAATGCCGCCGGCGGTATCAAGTTGCCCGATGGCACCGCCATGAAAGTGAGCGCCAAGTTCTACGACGACGAAAGCAAGAAAGAGCGGGTTCAGGAACTCTACACCAAACTGATCAGTACGGATAAGGCCGATTTCCTCATCAGCCCTTACAGCAGCCCCTTGACTGACGCCTCTGCGGTTATCGCCCAGCAGTACAATAAAATTATGATCACCACCGGAGCGGCCTCGGACTCTACCTATAAGAAGGGGTATACCCTGGTTTATCAGGCTTATACCCCGGCCTCCCGTTATCTCACCGGTGCGGTGGATGTCTTAGGTAAGCTGGTCCCCCAAGGCAAGAAAATCGCCATCATTCATGAGAAAGACAAGTTTTCCACCGACGTGGTCAACGCCCTCCGGATTTACGCCGAGAAGAAGGGGTACCAGGTTGTCCTCTTTGAGGGCTATGATGCCGGCACCACCGATTTCGCTCCCTTTATCAATAAAATCCCGGCGGGCGTGAATGCCGTCATGGGTGGCGGGCACTTCGCGGATACCACCACCCTGGCCCGTCAGCTCTATGAGAAAAAGATCAACACCCAAATGATCGCCTTGCTGGTGGCGCCGCCGGAGCCGAAGTTTGCGGAACTCGGTGAGGCCTGCATTTCCGTGATCGGTTCCTCCCAGTGGGAACCCGCGGTCAAATACAGCCCGGAAGCGGCCAAAAAAAAGGCGGTGGATTGGTTTGGCCCCAGCGTGGATGAGTTTACCGCAGCTTATAAAGCCAAGTACAACGAATCACCCTCTTATCACAGCGCGGGCGGTTACGTGGCCGGGTTGATCCTGCAACAGGCCATTCAAAAGGCCGGCTCCACGGACACGGCCAAAGTCAAGGCGGCCCTGGATGCCATGAACGCCATGACCTTCTATGGAGATATCAAATTTGCCACAGGTCCCAAGGACCACGGCCTCCAGGAAGGCCACGAGATGGTTTACATCCAGTGGCAGAAGGATAAGCAAGGCAAGCCCGAGAAACAGATCGTCTGGCCCGAAGCTGCGGCCACGGCTTCCCCATCCGTGTGCCCGACCCGCTAA
- a CDS encoding LEA type 2 family protein: MKPRFRCLALAMLVLIALPACGVRQLAKGEIQPPKVDFQGLTLGQPTPRGWPVSVSLLLTNPNDQALNLKGYDCELWLEGKSVAQATGEEPVNLPPHGQTVTRVPILVKLPVVLGLLPVLLNPQPPPLHYQVAGGFRLGAVLGGLVRVPFHFQGQTTPREGLEFLRLYVR, encoded by the coding sequence GTGAAACCGCGTTTCCGATGTCTAGCCCTGGCGATGCTCGTGCTGATCGCTTTGCCGGCCTGCGGGGTCAGGCAGTTGGCCAAAGGGGAAATTCAGCCCCCGAAGGTGGACTTCCAGGGACTCACCCTGGGCCAACCCACCCCCCGGGGCTGGCCCGTGTCCGTCAGTTTGCTTCTGACCAATCCCAACGACCAGGCCCTTAATTTAAAGGGTTACGACTGCGAGCTGTGGCTGGAGGGCAAAAGCGTGGCTCAGGCTACCGGTGAAGAACCGGTGAACCTGCCGCCCCATGGACAGACAGTGACCCGGGTCCCCATCCTGGTGAAGCTGCCCGTGGTGCTGGGCCTGCTCCCCGTACTTTTGAATCCGCAGCCGCCGCCGCTGCACTACCAGGTCGCGGGCGGCTTCCGCCTGGGCGCGGTGCTGGGCGGCTTGGTGCGAGTGCCTTTTCACTTTCAGGGCCAGACCACTCCCAGGGAAGGCCTGGAATTTCTCCGCCTCTACGTGCGTTGA
- a CDS encoding cytochrome c has product MRIRLFLAGLMLVAGGAWAQELGDLVKQGQQIFENNCAQCHLKSGKGLPGTFPALDKDPFVIGDPKPVLATVLHGRKGTLGQMPSWKDNLDNRQVAAVVTFIRQAWSNRAPAVTPAMAGAARGK; this is encoded by the coding sequence ATGAGGATAAGGCTTTTTCTGGCGGGGCTGATGCTGGTGGCAGGGGGCGCCTGGGCCCAGGAACTCGGTGACCTGGTCAAGCAAGGGCAACAAATTTTTGAGAATAACTGCGCCCAGTGCCACCTGAAGAGTGGCAAAGGTTTGCCCGGCACCTTCCCGGCCTTGGACAAAGATCCCTTTGTCATAGGTGACCCCAAGCCGGTGCTGGCCACAGTGCTCCACGGCCGCAAGGGCACCCTGGGCCAGATGCCCTCCTGGAAGGACAATCTGGATAACCGGCAGGTTGCCGCGGTGGTCACGTTCATCCGCCAGGCCTGGTCTAACCGGGCCCCGGCCGTCACACCGGCAATGGCGGGTGCCGCCCGAGGTAAATGA
- a CDS encoding ammonia-forming cytochrome c nitrite reductase subunit c552 gives MKRSRASLFTWAVVLAGVIGLMGACSPPKEEPVKTVTIPDGEYDPAVWGQAYPLEYDSWLKSKDPNPAGLSKYRKGWTGGDKFDKLSEYPFMALLFNGWGFGVEYNEIRGHYYMLIDQLEIDPSRLKAGGVCLSCKTPYAPKLMQEMGANYFKDPYMEVQAKIPPKFQRMGVMCIDCHDNKTMDLKLSRWTLNSALKDMGKDPDTLTRQEKRSLVCAQCHVTYIIPKNQEMQSVGVFFPWQGSKEGNISIENIIKVIKSDPANLEWKQGVTGFKVGFSRHPEYELFSKGGTHYSAGVACADCHMQYTRVGVNKISNHNVGSPLWQGMVACQQCHAESADWLKARVLSIQERFTSLLLRAGYSTAVAAKLFEAAHKAQAEGKNIDKALYDQAKDLYLEAFYRVNYIGAENSAGFHNPTEASRICGDAVAFAEKSSGLMRQALAQAGVAEPVDMQLDLAKYLQNRGVKKLNFKPAEEFKDPFGIQDKLTPTASLGLPAATK, from the coding sequence ATGAAACGGAGCAGAGCGAGCTTATTCACCTGGGCGGTGGTATTGGCAGGAGTGATCGGGCTTATGGGCGCGTGTTCGCCGCCGAAGGAGGAGCCGGTCAAGACGGTGACTATCCCTGATGGCGAGTACGACCCCGCGGTGTGGGGCCAGGCTTATCCCTTGGAATACGACTCCTGGCTCAAGAGCAAGGACCCCAATCCGGCGGGCCTGAGCAAATACCGCAAGGGCTGGACCGGCGGTGATAAGTTCGACAAGTTGAGCGAATATCCCTTCATGGCGCTCTTATTCAACGGTTGGGGCTTCGGCGTCGAGTACAACGAGATCCGCGGCCACTACTACATGCTCATCGATCAACTGGAGATCGATCCGTCTCGCCTGAAGGCCGGGGGCGTCTGTCTCTCCTGCAAAACCCCGTATGCTCCCAAGTTAATGCAGGAGATGGGAGCCAACTACTTTAAAGACCCCTATATGGAAGTACAAGCCAAGATTCCGCCCAAGTTCCAGCGCATGGGGGTTATGTGCATCGACTGCCACGATAACAAGACCATGGACCTCAAGTTGAGCCGTTGGACGCTGAATAGTGCTCTCAAAGACATGGGCAAAGACCCGGACACCCTCACCCGCCAGGAGAAGCGGAGCCTGGTGTGCGCCCAATGCCACGTGACCTACATCATTCCTAAAAACCAGGAGATGCAGTCGGTCGGTGTCTTCTTCCCCTGGCAGGGAAGCAAGGAAGGGAACATCTCCATCGAGAACATCATTAAGGTCATCAAGAGTGACCCCGCCAACCTGGAGTGGAAGCAAGGCGTTACGGGCTTCAAGGTCGGATTTTCCCGGCATCCGGAGTATGAGCTTTTCAGCAAAGGCGGCACCCATTATAGCGCCGGCGTCGCCTGCGCCGATTGCCACATGCAGTACACCCGGGTGGGGGTCAACAAGATTTCCAACCACAACGTAGGCAGCCCCCTGTGGCAAGGGATGGTGGCCTGTCAGCAGTGCCACGCCGAGTCCGCCGACTGGCTTAAGGCCCGGGTCCTGTCCATCCAGGAGCGTTTTACCTCCTTGTTGCTCCGGGCGGGCTACTCCACTGCGGTGGCGGCCAAGCTCTTTGAAGCCGCCCATAAGGCCCAGGCCGAAGGGAAAAATATCGACAAAGCTCTGTACGACCAGGCCAAGGACCTGTATCTGGAGGCTTTTTACCGGGTGAATTACATCGGCGCCGAAAACTCCGCCGGCTTCCACAACCCCACGGAGGCCTCTCGTATCTGCGGCGACGCGGTGGCCTTTGCAGAAAAAAGCAGCGGGTTAATGCGGCAGGCCCTGGCCCAGGCCGGGGTGGCGGAGCCGGTGGATATGCAGTTGGACCTGGCCAAGTACCTTCAGAACCGGGGCGTCAAGAAGCTGAACTTCAAGCCGGCGGAGGAATTCAAGGATCCTTTCGGGATTCAGGATAAGCTGACGCCTACGGCTTCTCTGGGGCTGCCCGCGGCGACCAAATGA
- the nrfH gene encoding cytochrome c nitrite reductase small subunit — MSPAKKSILLYVLLAAVIVAGLGIFAAFGPPGLYAKSESPEFCGSCHVLQPEYEAWFHSGAHKTIKCVDCHLPNNNLPNHLFWKTVDGVKDSLAFHTGFVSETIHISERGATVVEANCRRCHADLVSQIKEDRRCWDCHRRISHKRTGTIATWTP; from the coding sequence ATGAGCCCTGCCAAGAAATCCATCCTGCTTTATGTGTTGCTTGCCGCGGTTATTGTCGCGGGTTTGGGGATATTTGCGGCTTTTGGCCCCCCAGGCCTCTATGCCAAATCCGAGAGCCCGGAGTTCTGCGGCAGTTGTCACGTGCTCCAACCTGAATACGAAGCCTGGTTCCATTCCGGGGCGCATAAGACCATCAAGTGCGTGGATTGCCACCTCCCCAATAATAACCTGCCCAACCACCTGTTCTGGAAGACCGTGGACGGCGTCAAAGATAGTCTGGCGTTTCACACGGGCTTCGTTTCCGAAACCATTCACATCTCCGAGCGGGGCGCCACGGTGGTGGAAGCTAATTGCCGCCGCTGCCATGCCGACCTCGTTTCCCAGATCAAAGAAGATCGTCGGTGCTGGGATTGCCACCGCCGCATATCGCACAAACGTACCGGGACCATAGCGACCTGGACCCCTTAA
- the hemW gene encoding radical SAM family heme chaperone HemW yields the protein MTPSPGLYIHIPFCKTKCPYCDFYSIADSSLVSSYLAALDAEARLYRDQFPAFDTLFLGGGTPSWLGEAHLAELMHNLRRQFIFAPESEITIEANPDDITAEKLRLFLELGINRLSLGCQSFDETELRFLGRRHTAGQTKAAIDLIRAAGFTNLGLDLIYGLPGQTAEAWLNTLETALRFDPEHLSCYQLTLAEDTPMGRNAAEGKLVPLNEEFQRELFLLTASFLKARGYLHYEVANFARGEGFTCRHNHKYWTRMPCLGLGPGAHSFNGTQRRWNCASVEQYCASLNEGRAPVAGQEILTPEQVRLEILYLGFRTQEGVPLATLREHPRGEATLAELEESGLVRVDRDRVKATAEGLVVADSLPLRFVD from the coding sequence ATGACCCCTTCCCCCGGTCTCTACATCCACATCCCTTTCTGCAAAACCAAGTGCCCCTACTGTGACTTCTACTCCATCGCCGACAGTAGCCTGGTTTCGTCATATCTCGCGGCCCTGGACGCCGAAGCCCGCCTCTACCGCGACCAATTCCCCGCGTTCGACACCCTTTTCCTGGGTGGCGGCACGCCTTCATGGCTGGGCGAGGCGCACCTTGCTGAATTGATGCACAACCTGCGGCGGCAGTTCATTTTTGCCCCGGAGAGCGAGATCACCATAGAGGCCAATCCTGACGATATTACGGCAGAAAAATTGCGGCTGTTCCTGGAGTTGGGCATCAACCGCCTGAGTCTGGGGTGCCAGTCGTTTGATGAAACCGAATTGCGCTTTCTGGGCCGACGCCACACGGCCGGCCAGACCAAAGCCGCCATCGACCTCATCCGGGCCGCGGGGTTTACCAACCTGGGACTCGACCTCATCTACGGCCTGCCGGGGCAGACGGCGGAGGCCTGGCTCAACACCCTGGAAACGGCCTTAAGGTTTGATCCCGAGCACCTCTCTTGCTACCAGCTCACCTTGGCTGAGGACACCCCTATGGGCCGGAACGCGGCGGAGGGAAAACTGGTCCCCCTTAATGAGGAGTTTCAACGGGAATTATTCCTCCTGACCGCAAGTTTCTTGAAGGCAAGGGGCTATCTCCATTACGAGGTCGCCAATTTCGCCCGGGGAGAAGGGTTCACCTGCCGCCACAATCACAAGTACTGGACCCGCATGCCCTGCCTGGGGCTGGGTCCCGGGGCTCATTCCTTTAATGGCACTCAGCGTCGGTGGAATTGTGCGTCGGTGGAGCAGTATTGCGCCTCCCTGAACGAAGGGAGGGCCCCGGTGGCGGGACAGGAAATTCTCACCCCGGAGCAAGTTCGCCTGGAAATCCTGTACCTGGGCTTCCGCACCCAAGAAGGCGTTCCCCTTGCTACTCTCCGGGAACACCCCCGGGGTGAGGCCACCCTGGCGGAGCTTGAAGAGTCCGGCCTGGTTCGGGTGGACCGCGACCGGGTTAAGGCCACGGCTGAGGGCCTGGTGGTGGCCGATAGCCTGCCCCTCCGGTTTGTGGATTAG